A section of the Drosophila sechellia strain sech25 chromosome 3L, ASM438219v1, whole genome shotgun sequence genome encodes:
- the LOC6611073 gene encoding uncharacterized protein LOC6611073 — protein MRTSYKKNRPFDFKLIDLVEPNPVLYKRSGLSNYDAMKAKTDIWARIAEMMGCDVDFCLMRWNNLHYQFRKEFRRADTSGSTWPYLERLRFLAEIQPPSKVKTKPKTNKQEATIQTETPVQFLWETFEDGDVPQQSSTFIIEEVIEEPSEQIIHEEIIYEEQEPAEILSPRSSFLQIDQVLAQLKEPQRRRAERRITAFLLKCQLRALSNQSVEDLSI, from the exons ATGCGCACCAGTTACAAGAAAAACAGACCTTTCGACTTCAAGCTAATTGATCTGGTGGAACCCAATCCTGTGCTCTATAAGAGATCTGGACTCTCGAACTACGATGCCATGAAGGCGAAAACCGATATCTGGGCTCGGATAGCCGAGATGATGGGCTGTGATG TGGACTTCTGCCTGATGCGCTGGAACAATCTGCACTATCAGTTTCGTAAGGAGTTTCGCCGCGCGGACACCAGTGGATCCACCTGGCCGTACCTGGAACGCCTGCGATTTCTGGCCGAGATCCAGCCGCCCTCCAAAGTGAAAACCAAAcccaaaacaaataaacaggAGGCGACCATCCAGACGGAAACTCCTGTGCAGTTTCTGTGGGAGACCTTTGAGGATGGGGATGTTCCACAGCAGTCGAGTACGTTTATAATCGAGGAGGTCATCGAGGAGCCCAGCGAACAAATCATCCACGAGGAAATCATCTACGAGGAGCAAGAGCCCGCTGAGATACTCTCGCCCAGAAGCAGCTTCCTCCAGATTGACCAGGTACTGGCCCAACTAAAGGAACCGCAGCGGAGAAGAGCAGAGCGAAGGATAACAGCATTTCTGCTCAAGTGCCAGCTGCGTGCCTTGAGTAATCAGTCCGTGGAGGATCTTAGCATCTAG